In Mastacembelus armatus chromosome 22, fMasArm1.2, whole genome shotgun sequence, a genomic segment contains:
- the trmt61b gene encoding tRNA (adenine(58)-N(1))-methyltransferase, mitochondrial, producing the protein MAFAGLLFMHRLVKICTYSQSHLRDRAILKLIKRRTEKKLLSTSSLKCNGNERDDSCSPPLSTKLTPRQELLSRRMRPLSPLERISSLLPQDALSPEVMQLREQNHQVPKEYSDIQVSVTHCTQGEQEKILTEDNSEAHIGSDAAVETVISETQLNGAFHEEKRWISGTLPEERLLAFGELLIAEYRNKGQVEYRKMFPLQEGARLQSSWGIILHDNIAGQPASQFLKTSRGFPILIRRPSLEDYVLHMKRAPVITYPKDASTMLMMMDVTEGDCVLDSGSGSGAMSLFLSRAVGSKGRVLSVEIRKDHHNTAVLNYKRWRTSWSLRRGEEWPDNVQFHIADLSMASSLLAGQGFHAVSLDMIHPQLVLPTVTPHMHLGAVCAVYLANITQVIDLLEGLRCLALPLLCERIIEVPIRDWVVAPAIQKDGRYCVRKLPMPFEECREEGKSQETIREELNTEEPPAFGNIPYIARPHPEQLSHTAFLVKLRKYVK; encoded by the exons ATGGCTTTTGCTGGACTTCTGTTTATGCACAGGCTGGTGAAAATTTGCACTTACAGTCAAAGTCACCTCAGAGACAGAGCCATACTAAAACTCATCAAaaggagaacagagaaaaaacttCTTTCAACTAGttctctgaaatgtaatggGAATGAGAGGGACGACTCCTGCTCTCCACCCCTGAGCACCAAGCTGACACCCAGACAAGAGCTTTTGTCCAGGAGGATGAGACCCTTGTCCCCTCTGGAGAGGATCAGTAGTCTGCTGCCCCAGGATGCACTGAGCCCAGAGGTGATGCAGCTGAGGGAGCAGAACCACCAGGTACCTAAAGAATACAGTGACATCCAGGTATCGgtcacacactgcacacaagGTGAACAGGAGAAAATCCTTACAGAGGATAATTCAGAGGCCCACATTGgatctgatgcagcagtggagACAGTCATTTCAGAAACTCAGCTAAATGGAGCATTTCATGAGGAAAAGAGGTGGATATCAGGCACTCTTCCTGAAGAGAGATTGCTTGCATTTGGAGAGCTGCTAATCGCTGAGTATCGAAATAAGGGGCAGGTGGAGTACAGAAAGATGTTCCCGCTTCAGGAAGGGGCCCGTCTGCAGAGCAGCTGGGGGATTATTCTGCATGACAACATAGCAGGCCAGCCCGCAAGTCAGTTCCTGAAGACAAGCAGGGGGTTTCCCATCCTCATACGCCGGCCCAGTCTTGAGGATTATGTGTTGCATATGAAGAGGGCACCAGTCATCACGTACCCAAAG GATGCAAGCaccatgctgatgatgatggatgTAACAGAAGGAGACTGCGTGTTGGACTCCGGCTCCGGGTCAGGGGCCATGTCTCTGTTCCTGTCTAGAGCAG tGGGCTCTAAAGGCAGAGTGCTGAGTGTGGAGATTAGGAAGGACCACCACAACACAGCCGTGTTGAACTACAAACGCTGGAGGACGTCATGGAGTCtcagaagaggagaggagtggcCTGATAATGTCCAGTTTCACATTGCTGATCTCTCCATGGCTTCCTCGCTCCTTGCTGGTCAGGGATTCCATGCG GTTTCTCTTGACATGATTCACCCTCAGCTGGTTTTACCCACAGTGACTCCACATATGCACCTCGGAGCTGTATGTGCCGTCTACCTTGCCAA TATAACACAGGTCATTGACCTGCTGGAGGGCCTTCGATGCTTGGCTCTTCCTTTACTGTGTGAACGCATCATTGAGGTTCCAATCCGAGACTGGGTGGTGGCACCAGCCATACAGAAGGATGGACGGTACTGTGTCAGGAAATTGCCAATGCCGTTTGAAGAATGCAGGGAGGAGGGGAAATCACAGGAGACTATCAGAG AAGAGCTCAATACTGAAGAACCTCCAGCTTTTGGGAATATTCCCTACATTGCCAGACCTCACCCTGAACAACTAAGCCACACAG CATTCCTGGTGAAACTGAGGAAATATGTGAAGTAG
- the pcare1 gene encoding photoreceptor cilium actin regulator, giving the protein MGCSPSKGNNFGMLGPTKKGRMLPLAPQESPRDSKFQDGGNCNSTGSTNGDTQEMKTTGQTQVLQKETHMTPQKKRSVTDLAPEAVNINKLGSQRLVNDAVSQRKEKNIHKEDVIDKKSGRKTKKNTRGIKVLAKTDMDKLPADQKVDFPEPLVKAHQAAYAFLNPSINKYDILLGLLEQVTQTQFSMQPMVAFMALRYEEIIQGLQEMADEGEKVLKEHGEHLAWPSQMKNLSSSTPLMSDCAYIEPPPDLLQQLLQYTTQRMQNVSHTVGGIGDSALEEAVEYFASVSELLEEKLKVKRAVETKLMQVLSHIEIASLRKPGPEDSALFSEDSGIGAESESLAGSERCHRRESCESSGTNRATPASPVGYTSMNLRQRALRQKLLNQISPSVSLTSLNSLGSTCTIMANDKQDSLLGSGSLDDGEEDDDDETMDREYPRIGFRKRSNSSPVEHEQQHPRHLPSKSIENPQNVEMTLKLKNAISSRIHFVPPQISSAQTKVVGSRKTSRCQWTDDDEHSPRRPETAAPVRKAVVKKTPVAKERRSQSADSLRSKGEDPTLLELERTQKDLNQRLKKINKSKAGGNTKTVPSKQNKGTSPAQSPAINRKHVSLEKKSNPQSRKDKAGLTRCNNKKQEGASDAEEDKQKDLKTSKGSIKATPPPSPPSSPKPPVFLHRGRNSVKKLIDTFSQEIEEREGPKLLGPLKGVQKCGVPVLPGLGNVEAVLSAGITSCRADSVLPEKTEDLDLDSLPPPPLEVLMDKSFEGAQCLSANVADDGITKVGKSHVLKKVVLSQRLRASVQSVTVLPSKGGLPQVSRVISLAGVDQQDTSVQSKVNQPEVHTEARADPGKQKDSLYQQARKIIHLRQSSDSQSERLSTGYAKTNTPAKESADIQDGGNLSVPGTTTITSTVPPSSVVTRQTPSTTPVSQGRMLPSTPSTPSSLHGRLPSPHNFQRQTTSSCASSPVNRKLPTPPAVQKRLSSPPTAKLSILQSNPGSTYPFKAPSPPASPKINRWSRENSPEDLSSVRMISNARSVFCPASPSLFEAQSFSIPQPPQAWTSNGVSFLSRPLGSHRRYPVSLQGPRPFIRRSQSERRASLSLPPSSPGISVAETCGSEPAICSQGLNDEPTRGDQLWSSQSDLRATPRSASHPDLCIVGHSLHRD; this is encoded by the exons ATGGGCTGCTCACCATCCAAAGGTAACAATTTTGGGATGCTGGGTCCCACGAAGAAGGGGAGAATGCTGCCACTTGCACCACAAGAAAGCCCCAGAGATTCAAAGTTTCAAGATGGGGGAAACTGTAATTCCACTGGATCTACGAATGGAGATACACAGGAGATGAAAACAACTGGACAAACCCAGGTACTTCAAAAAGAGACACATATGACACCACAAAAAAAGAGATCTGTGACTGACTTAGCTCCAGAGGcagtaaatattaataaattagGGAGTCAAAGATTGGTAAATGACGCAGTgtcacagagaaaagagaaaaatattcacAAGGAGGATGTGATAGACAAAAAGtcagggagaaaaacaaagaaaaatactaGAGGTATCAAAGTTCTTGCAAAGACAGACATGGATAAACTACCTGCAGATCAGAAAGTAGACTTCCCAGAACCTCTGGTTAAAGCTCACCAAGCTGCTTATGCCTTTTTGAATCctagtataaataaatatgatattCTACTTGGACTTTTGGAACAAGTGACCCAAACTCAGTTTTCTATGCAGCCTATGGTTGCCTTTATGGCTCTACGGTACGAGGAAATAATTCAGGGACTGCAAGAGATGGCAGATGAGGgagaaaaagttttaaaagaacATGGAGAACATCTTGCTTGGCCAAGCCAAATGAAAAACCTCTCATCTTCTACACCTCTGATGTCCGACTGTGCTTATATTGAGCCCCCACCAGATTtgttgcagcagctgcttcagtACACCACACAGAGAATGCAAAATGTGAGCCACACTGTTGGTGGAATTGGTGACTCTGCTTTGGAGGAGGCAGTGGAGTACTTTGCCTCAGTCTCAGAGCTCTTAGAGGAGAAACTGAAAGTCAAGCGTGCAGTAGAAACAAAGCTAATGCAAGTTTTATCTCACATTGAAATAGCCTCTCTTCGGAAGCCTGGGCCAGAGGACTCTGCTCTGTTTAGTGAGGATAGTGGTATTGGGGCTGAGAGTGAATCCCTTGCTGGTTCTGAAAGATGCCATAGACGAGAAAGCTGTGAGTCTAGTGGGACAAATAGAGCTACACCAGCCAGTCCAGTGGGATACACTTCCATGAACCTTAGGCAGAGAGCATTAAGGCAAAAGCTTCTAAATCAAATAAGTCCCAGTGTTTCCCTCACCTCACTCAACTCACTTGGTTCTACATGTACCATAATGGCTAATGACAAACAGGATTCATTACTAGGATCAGGCTCCTTAGATGATGgggaagaagatgatgatgatgagacaaTGGATAGAGAATATCCCCGGATAGGGTTTAGAAAGCGATCAAATTCTTCACCTGTAGAACATGAACAACAACACCCACGCCACCTACCATCAAAGAGCATAGAGAATCCTCAAAATGTAGAAATGACTCTTAAATTGAAAAATGCTATAAGTAGTAGGATACATTTTGTCCCACCACAGATCTCTAGTGCCCAAACAAAGGTAGTTGGCAGCCGAAAAACAAGCAGATGCCAGTGGACAGATGACGATGAACACTCACCAAGGagacctgaaacagcagcaccTGTTCGGAAGGCAGTGGTGAAAAAGACCCCAGTGGCTAAAGAGCGACGTTCCCAATCAGCAGACTCTTTACGAAGCAAAGGTGAAGATCCTACTCTGCTTGAATTAGAAAGGACCCAGAAGGATTTAAACCAGAGGttgaaaaaaattaataaaagcaAGGCAGGAGGAAATACAAAGACTGTTCCATCTAAACAAAATAAAGGAACCTCACCAGCACAATCTCCAGCAATAAATCGCAAACATGTATCACTAGAGAAGAAGAGCAATCCCCAATCACGTAAAGACAAAGCTGGCCTTACAAgatgcaacaacaaaaaacaggaaggaGCAAGTGATGCAGAAGAAGATAAACAGAAGGATCTGAAAACATCCAAGGGTTCTATAAAAGCCACCCCACCACCTAGTCCTCCTTCCTCACCAAAACCACCTGTGTTCCTTCATAGGGGGAGAAATTCAGTCAAAAAACTGATTGATACATTTAGTCAAGAAATAGAGGAGAGGGAAGGTCCTAAACTTCTCGGGCCTCTCAAAGGAGTACAGAAGTGTGGTGTTCCTGTGTTACCTGGTTTAGGAAATGTAGAAGCTGTACTTAGTGCTGGGATAACCAGCTGTAGAGCTGACTCAGTGTTGCCTGAGAAAACTGAGGATTTAGATCTAGATAGTCTTCCTCCGCCTCCATTGGAAGTATTAATGGACAAGTCCTTTGAAGGTGCTCAGTGTCTTTCAGCTAATGTAGCAGATGATGGCATTACAAAAGTTGGAAAATCACATGTATTAAAAAAGGTTGTATTATCACAACGATTGAGAGCCTCAGTTCAGTCAGTCACAGTGTTGCCAAGCAAAGGAGGTCTGCCACAAGTGTCCAGAGTAATTTCCCTTGCTGGAGTGGATCAGCAAGACACATCTGTTCAGTCAAAGGTCAACCAACCAGAAGTTCACACTGAGGCACGTGCAGAcccaggaaaacaaaaagattcTTTATATCAGCAAGCCAGAAAGATTATACACTTAAGGCAGTCTTCAGACTCTCAGTCAGAGAGATTGTCAACAGGTTATGCAAAAACGAATACGCCTGCCAAAGAATCAGCAGACATACAAGATGGTGGCAACCTTTCAGTGCCTGGAACAACCACTATAACGTCTACAGTGCCTCCGTCTTCCGTGGTCACTCGCCAAACACCTTCCACAACACCTGTGTCTCAGGGTCGAATGTTACCATCTACACCTTCTACACCAAGCAGCTTACATGGAAGACTTCCCAGCCCCCACAATTTCCAAAGGCAAACTACTTCTAGCTGTGCTAGCTCCCCTGTTAACAGGAAACTCCCAACACCACCAGCAGTTCAGAAGAGGCTCTCTAGCCCACCTACTGCAAAGCTGAGCATTTTACAGTCAAACCCAGGCTCCACATACCCTTTCAAAGCACCGTCTCCACCAGCCTcaccaaaaataaacagatggtCTAGAGAGAATAGCCCTGAAGACTTATCTAGTGTTCGGATGATCAGTAATGCACGCTCAGTCTTCTGTCCTGCATCTCCATCCCTCTTTGAGGCCCAGTCTTTTTCAATTCCCCAACCACCTCAAGCATGGACCTCTAATGGGGTGTCTTTTCTCTCACGTCCTCTGGGGAGTCATAGAAGATATCCTGTATCTCTTCAAGGACCTCGACCCTTCATTCGACGTAGTCAATCAGAACGAAGGGCAAGTCTAAGTCTTCCACCAAGTTCACCGGGCATCTCAGTGGCTGAGACCTGTGGGAGTGAACCAGCAATATGTTCACAGGG GCTGAATGATGAACCAACCAGGGGCGACCAACTATGGAGTAGCCAATCAGACTTGAGAGCTACACCACGTTCTGCATCACACCCGGACCTGTGTATTGTTGGCCACTCTTTGCACAGAGACTAA
- the spdya gene encoding speedy protein A → MMKHTHRWCITPPSVTVRVKPNSTHSLQIRRGLRLKRVNSQDAQGPVWKNHQSSCQDEMHYARMTIPPTIVIQRQEMASYLRLFDDDLIQDFLWMDCCRKMTDKYLLAMAFVYFKRARFTIAEYTRKNFFIALYLANTMEEDEEESKYEIFPWALGKNWRKQFPRFLKQRDKLWGRIEYRAAVSRRCCEEVMAIVPFHFVWQRERSEYHSGAQRQYSDQDHLRIPRGPSASPVSCTFCSHGTRTDQGQGSSSPSGPNTTCPQPFTSFLTLEITPVKTKTQMQHSPCCCAEEVSRDKSSCGSVYDTSMDWITEE, encoded by the exons ATGATGAAGCATACACACAGGTGGTGCATCACTCCCCCCTCAGTAACTGTCCGGGTTAAGCCCAACAGTACCCACTCCCTCCAAATCAGAAGAGGTCTCCGGCTAAAAAGAGTCAACAGTCAAGATGCCCAAGGCCCAGTGTGGAAAAACCACCAGAGCTCATGTCAGGATGAGATGCATTATGCCAGAATGACTATACCTCCAACTATTGTCATCCAGCGACAGGAAATGGCATCATACCTAAGGCTTTTTG ATGATGATCTTATTCAAGACTTCCTATGGATGGACTGTTGCCGTAAAATGACGGACAAG TATCTTCTAGCTATGGCCTTTGTGTACTTCAAAAGGGCGCGCTTCACTATTGCTGAATACACCAGGAAGAATTTTTTCATTGCACT ATATCTTGCCAACACTatggaagaggatgaggaggagagtaAATATGAGATTTTTCCATGGGCACTTGGCAAGAACTGGAGGAAACAGTTTCCCCGCTTCCTCAAGCAGCGAGACAAGCTGTGGGGCCGTATTGAGTACAGAGCTGCTGTCAGCAGGCGCTGCTGTGAAGAG GTGATGGCCATTGTTCCTTTTCACTTTGTGTGGCAACGAGAGAGATCAGAGTACCACAGTGGCGCTCAGCGACAGTATAGTGACCAAGACCACCTCCGTATTCCCCGTGGGCCCTCTGCCTCCCCAGTCTCCTGTACCTTCTGTAGCCATGGCACCAGGACAGATCAGGGCCAGGGCTCCTCTTCTCCCTCGGGCCCAAACACCACCTGTCCACAACCATTCACTTCCTTTCTGACTTTAGAGATTACTCCAGTGAAGACTAAAACCCAAATGCAGCATTCACCCTGCTGTTGTGCTGAGGAAGTTTCCA GGGATAAGTCTTCTTGTGGATCTGTATATGACACCTCCATGGACTGGATCACTGAGGAGTAG